GCCGCCGCAGATGAGCCCGCTAATCCCGTTCCGACAACGATGATGTGATACTTCCGTTTGTTGGCAGGATTGACCAACTTCATATTGAAGCGATGGTTGTCCCACTTTTTTTCGACGGGACCTTCAGGAATTTTTGAATTCAGTTCCATAACACTTCCGTTCAAAAAGGATTGAGATAAAAATAAATCGGCATGGAGATGTAGCCGAGCGGAATCAAGAGCCAGAAGATTGCGCTTGCGGCTTCGATGTACGGCGCATATTTTTTATGCTTGATGCCGAACGTTTGAAATGCCGATTGGAAGCCGTGCCGTAAATGAAATCCGAGCAGACCGATTGCGACGATGTAGAACAAATCGTACAACGGATTTTGAAACGCGGATTTTACCAACGCATACATTTGTTCTTCGCCACCGAACCGTGTCGGGACGAAAAACGTGCGAAGGTGAACAACAAGAAAAATAAAAACAATACTACCGGTGATGAACATTGTTCGTGAGGCTAACGTGCTATTTTCTCCTGCGGCGTTCACTTTGTATTTCACCGGCCGTGCTTCACGATTCTTAAACCACATATATGCGCTTGTAAAGATGTGAAGGAGGAAGCCGACGACAAGAACAATTTCCACCGTACGAATGACCGGGTTGGTTGACATGAAATGCGAATAGGCATCGAACGCAACGCCGCCATCGTTTTTAAATAATTGGAAATTGCCGACAAGGTGAACGACAAGGAAAGAACAGAGGAAAAGTCCCGTTAAGCCAACAACGAACTTCTTGCCAACGGAGGAATTATAGATGCTTGAAAATGTACCCATGGGTTTCGAAGTTTTTCGTTATCAAATGATGCAGAATGTCTGATTAAAAATATTGAATCAGAAATGCGGTGCAAATTTAGGAAAAGAGTTGGTAAGAAACAAAAGGAGTGGTTGAGAGGGGAGAAGATGAGTAGTTGAGAATTATTAACACTTCACACGGAAGGCAGTTGAACTGCTTGACGAGTCGTATGCCAACCTTGAGTTGCTAATAAATATTTGCCGAGTATGAACTCCCTTCCAGATATAGTTTAATTTGAGAACTCTGAATTTACATTATTGATGTTTTAACTTTCAACAAGTTTCCCATTTGCATATTTGTGTAAGATGCTTGATACAAATATTTCAAATGGTATTCCTTCTTCAAATGATTTGGCTTTTAAGTGAACAATATCTTTTTCAGGAATATCAAGGTTGATACGTTTCTTTTTTAAGATTGTCGCACGAGCAGTTTTGACAAACCGTGCTTTCGCTGTGTTCAAATTACTGACTGAACGCCACTCATCTCTTTCAAAAGAGTCAATAATTTCTTCTTCGGATTTATCTTTCTTTTTCATATTGATTCAGTTTTTTAAGTATTGTTTAGTTGCTTTTCTACTCGGAATAATTGTTTTCAAAAATATTTTTTCTTCATCTTCGACGTAGGGAACTAAATACGCATATTCGTTATACTCGATGACAATTATCCGTTGATGTTGATATTTGTCTTTATTCGGATGTTCGAGCAAATCCAAAACATTTCCCATTTCTATTTGACTTACAACTATTTCAAACGAAATATTTCTCGTTCGTTTCAACTCTTCATTCTTTTCTTCGTTCCAATCGAAAAATTTCATTGCTTATTTTTTCTATACCGTTGTTTCACTTCTTCAACGGGATATTCTATGGATTTATCAAAGTCAATACACTTTGCCAGTAACTCGAGACGATGCCGTTCGAGAATAGACTGAATCGTTTTTTTATCAAACGATGATTTATCTAAACTGATTAGATATCTGTCTTTTTGTGCTTTCAATTCAATGACATTCATGATATTTCCTTTTTCTTGACGATAATATACAAACTTCTAAATTGAATGTAAAGGTAAGTGGAAAGTGCTATGAAAAAAAATACACCAAACCATGTATTTTCTTTACCTCATCAAATGAAATCCTCTCTTTAGAAGAAGCAGATGTATTTATTCGTTGCATGAAATCTTCTCGTAGTTCAAGACCATAATCCGGGTCTAGCAACAGACGAATTTTATTCAACTTTATTTCCATTCAACCAGCCGAGGTTGTGGAATACATGAGTAATGAAAGATTTCATTCCTTCATCACGCCAACCCATTTATCCACTGTATTATTCTTCGATTTCACTTTCTGTCTGCTCTGATTCTTCTTTCTCCGAGCCGAACGTTGCTTTCAATCCTTGAATGAATTGTACTTTTTCCTGTTCGGACAACTTCGCTTCGGAGTGAAGCCAGAGATAATTATCCAACGGCATTCCACCTTTTTCAACTTCTTTCACCGCGTCATCTTCGTGATATTTTCTCATTCCCCATTCGGAAACATTGAGATGCTCACGTCCTTCAACAACATGGTCCTGAATCTGCCATGAGACGGGTGCGATGTTACTGTACCAGGGCCATTGCGTTTCGTTGCTGTGGCAATCGGCACATGCTCTCATAAATGTTGCCCGTGTTTGAGGACTATCCCATTGCGGTTCATTCACAACAGGAGGATTTGTGTGGTTCTTTCCCATCGGCAGAAACTGAATGATGACGAGAATGCTGAGGAGTCCGAAGAAAATGATTTTGAGAATTGATTTGATATTTGACTTCATAAAATTTTTTATGATTGAATCAATGACGATTTAGTCATTGATAAAAGTGATTGGATAATGCAAAATAGCATCATAGGAGGAAAGTGGTGGTACAATGAACAAGAAAACATTGCAGGGTAAAATCAATTATGCCTGCAAAAAAATACTTATGGTTTGATTAGTTTCGGTGCATTCTTTTCTTTTGCAAGTGCGAAATATTTCACAACCAGTTCAGGAACTTTTGCATTATCAGTAGAAATATGGATTTCTCCCTTTTTAATTCCCGTTACCGTCGGTTGCAGATTGCATTTAATAATACCTTGCGCCCCCGGTCCGATTTCCTTTTGAGCGAGTTCGAAAGTTATCTCAGTCGAGTTGGATGTAATGTTTGTAATGCGAATGGGTTTATCACCAACATTTGATAACGTAATTTCTTCGATATTTGAAGTATCGAGTTTTACAACGTTGAAAACGAGGTGGTCGGGAGTCATTTCCAGAACTTTGCTGACATTTGCAGTGAAGATAATCCGCACTTTGTTATGTTCCGGGTCATTTGTTTCAAACGTGACCGCTTTTTCTACCTTGCCAGAAAACTTTTTCGAATCGAAACTGATTTCGAGAGTACCGTTTCCTTTTGGTGGAATTCTGTTTTTGGAAAGGAGGGTTGCGGTACAGCCGCACGATGTACTGACTTCATCAACGTTCAACGTATCCGTACCGATATTTTTCAGTGTAACTGTTCTCTTGACAATATTGCCGGTGCTCACTTCACCGAAATCGAAATTGGTTCCTCCGACCACTTCAATCTTTGCCTGAGAAAAGAGAAGCGACGGAAGTAATTCCGTCGCT
The nucleotide sequence above comes from Ignavibacteriota bacterium. Encoded proteins:
- a CDS encoding succinate dehydrogenase cytochrome b subunit, with amino-acid sequence MGTFSSIYNSSVGKKFVVGLTGLFLCSFLVVHLVGNFQLFKNDGGVAFDAYSHFMSTNPVIRTVEIVLVVGFLLHIFTSAYMWFKNREARPVKYKVNAAGENSTLASRTMFITGSIVFIFLVVHLRTFFVPTRFGGEEQMYALVKSAFQNPLYDLFYIVAIGLLGFHLRHGFQSAFQTFGIKHKKYAPYIEAASAIFWLLIPLGYISMPIYFYLNPF
- a CDS encoding antitoxin, whose amino-acid sequence is MKKKDKSEEEIIDSFERDEWRSVSNLNTAKARFVKTARATILKKKRINLDIPEKDIVHLKAKSFEEGIPFEIFVSSILHKYANGKLVES
- a CDS encoding BrnT family toxin, with product MKFFDWNEEKNEELKRTRNISFEIVVSQIEMGNVLDLLEHPNKDKYQHQRIIVIEYNEYAYLVPYVEDEEKIFLKTIIPSRKATKQYLKN
- a CDS encoding heme-binding domain-containing protein — protein: MKSNIKSILKIIFFGLLSILVIIQFLPMGKNHTNPPVVNEPQWDSPQTRATFMRACADCHSNETQWPWYSNIAPVSWQIQDHVVEGREHLNVSEWGMRKYHEDDAVKEVEKGGMPLDNYLWLHSEAKLSEQEKVQFIQGLKATFGSEKEESEQTESEIEE
- a CDS encoding DUF1573 domain-containing protein, whose protein sequence is MMKKIVFFVLILVATELLPSLLFSQAKIEVVGGTNFDFGEVSTGNIVKRTVTLKNIGTDTLNVDEVSTSCGCTATLLSKNRIPPKGNGTLEISFDSKKFSGKVEKAVTFETNDPEHNKVRIIFTANVSKVLEMTPDHLVFNVVKLDTSNIEEITLSNVGDKPIRITNITSNSTEITFELAQKEIGPGAQGIIKCNLQPTVTGIKKGEIHISTDNAKVPELVVKYFALAKEKNAPKLIKP